One Rhododendron vialii isolate Sample 1 chromosome 2a, ASM3025357v1 genomic region harbors:
- the LOC131315809 gene encoding cytochrome b561 domain-containing protein At2g30890-like isoform X1, which translates to MIKKLAYSTAPTNLIFLTLPLVGCSPHEQLNKASSHSIKQNNHKMSHQMTSEMTVHGLLLWASMGLLMPLGILTIRMSNREKCRRWFKLLFYMHVILQTVSVLLATAGAVLSIKSFENSFNNHHQRIGLALYAAILLQAFIGFRRPHRKSKGRSLWYFAHWVLGTTISLVGIFNIYTGLEAFHKRTSRSTRLWTILFTAQIFFMAFLYLFQDKWDYIQKQGIVLGNEAISPSDQTIPPPQENQKESNFEPSTKSNSLGSYFSKSNALKKLFQLT; encoded by the exons atGATCAAGAAGCTGGCTTATTCCACCGCTCCTACAAATTTGATCTTTCTTACTCTTCCATTAGTCGGTTGCTCTCCACATGAACAGCTCAACAAAGCCAGCAGCCATAGCATCAAGCAAAACAATCACAAG ATGAGTCATCAGATGACATCTGAGATGACAGTTCATGGGCTTCTCTTATGGGCTTCAATGGGCCTCTTAATGCCCCTTGGGATACTTACCATTAGAATGTCCAACAGGGAGAAATGCAGGAGATGGTTCAAACTACTCTTCTATATGCATGTCATTTTGCAG ACAGTTTCAGTGCTTCTTGCCACTGCTGGAGCAGTCCTATCCATAAAAAGTTTTGAGAACTCATtcaacaaccaccaccaaaGAATAGGCTTAGCTCTTTATGCCGCCATTTTGTTGCAAGCCTTCATTGGATTTCGCCGGCCTCATAG GAAATCAAAAGGTAGAAGTTTATGGTACTTTGCGCATTGGGTACTTGGAACAACAATTTCCCTAGTCGGAATTTTCAACATCTACACGGGATTAGAAGCCTTCCACAAGAGAACATCAAGAAGTACAAGGCTTTGGACCATCCTTTTCACAGCACAAATATTTTTCATGGCATTTTTATACCTTTTCCAAGACAAATGGGATTACATTCAAAAACAAGGGATTGTTTTGGGGAATGAGGCAATTTCACCGTCTGATCAAACAATTCCACCCCCACAGGAAAACCAAAAGGAGTCGAACTTTGAACCATCTACGAAAAGCAATTCCCTTGGGAGTTATTTTTCCAAAAGCAATGCCCTCAAGAAATTATTCCAACTAACATGA
- the LOC131315809 gene encoding cytochrome b561 domain-containing protein At2g30890-like isoform X3 — protein sequence MIKKLAYSTAPTNLIFLTLPLVGCSPHEQLNKASSHSIKQNNHKTVSVLLATAGAVLSIKSFENSFNNHHQRIGLALYAAILLQAFIGFRRPHRKSKGRSLWYFAHWVLGTTISLVGIFNIYTGLEAFHKRTSRSTRLWTILFTAQIFFMAFLYLFQDKWDYIQKQGIVLGNEAISPSDQTIPPPQENQKESNFEPSTKSNSLGSYFSKSNALKKLFQLT from the exons atGATCAAGAAGCTGGCTTATTCCACCGCTCCTACAAATTTGATCTTTCTTACTCTTCCATTAGTCGGTTGCTCTCCACATGAACAGCTCAACAAAGCCAGCAGCCATAGCATCAAGCAAAACAATCACAAG ACAGTTTCAGTGCTTCTTGCCACTGCTGGAGCAGTCCTATCCATAAAAAGTTTTGAGAACTCATtcaacaaccaccaccaaaGAATAGGCTTAGCTCTTTATGCCGCCATTTTGTTGCAAGCCTTCATTGGATTTCGCCGGCCTCATAG GAAATCAAAAGGTAGAAGTTTATGGTACTTTGCGCATTGGGTACTTGGAACAACAATTTCCCTAGTCGGAATTTTCAACATCTACACGGGATTAGAAGCCTTCCACAAGAGAACATCAAGAAGTACAAGGCTTTGGACCATCCTTTTCACAGCACAAATATTTTTCATGGCATTTTTATACCTTTTCCAAGACAAATGGGATTACATTCAAAAACAAGGGATTGTTTTGGGGAATGAGGCAATTTCACCGTCTGATCAAACAATTCCACCCCCACAGGAAAACCAAAAGGAGTCGAACTTTGAACCATCTACGAAAAGCAATTCCCTTGGGAGTTATTTTTCCAAAAGCAATGCCCTCAAGAAATTATTCCAACTAACATGA
- the LOC131315809 gene encoding cytochrome b561 domain-containing protein At2g30890-like isoform X2, protein MIKKLAYSTAPTNLIFLTLPLVGCSPHEQLNKASSHSIKQNNHKMTSEMTVHGLLLWASMGLLMPLGILTIRMSNREKCRRWFKLLFYMHVILQTVSVLLATAGAVLSIKSFENSFNNHHQRIGLALYAAILLQAFIGFRRPHRKSKGRSLWYFAHWVLGTTISLVGIFNIYTGLEAFHKRTSRSTRLWTILFTAQIFFMAFLYLFQDKWDYIQKQGIVLGNEAISPSDQTIPPPQENQKESNFEPSTKSNSLGSYFSKSNALKKLFQLT, encoded by the exons atGATCAAGAAGCTGGCTTATTCCACCGCTCCTACAAATTTGATCTTTCTTACTCTTCCATTAGTCGGTTGCTCTCCACATGAACAGCTCAACAAAGCCAGCAGCCATAGCATCAAGCAAAACAATCACAAG ATGACATCTGAGATGACAGTTCATGGGCTTCTCTTATGGGCTTCAATGGGCCTCTTAATGCCCCTTGGGATACTTACCATTAGAATGTCCAACAGGGAGAAATGCAGGAGATGGTTCAAACTACTCTTCTATATGCATGTCATTTTGCAG ACAGTTTCAGTGCTTCTTGCCACTGCTGGAGCAGTCCTATCCATAAAAAGTTTTGAGAACTCATtcaacaaccaccaccaaaGAATAGGCTTAGCTCTTTATGCCGCCATTTTGTTGCAAGCCTTCATTGGATTTCGCCGGCCTCATAG GAAATCAAAAGGTAGAAGTTTATGGTACTTTGCGCATTGGGTACTTGGAACAACAATTTCCCTAGTCGGAATTTTCAACATCTACACGGGATTAGAAGCCTTCCACAAGAGAACATCAAGAAGTACAAGGCTTTGGACCATCCTTTTCACAGCACAAATATTTTTCATGGCATTTTTATACCTTTTCCAAGACAAATGGGATTACATTCAAAAACAAGGGATTGTTTTGGGGAATGAGGCAATTTCACCGTCTGATCAAACAATTCCACCCCCACAGGAAAACCAAAAGGAGTCGAACTTTGAACCATCTACGAAAAGCAATTCCCTTGGGAGTTATTTTTCCAAAAGCAATGCCCTCAAGAAATTATTCCAACTAACATGA